GACGTGGCATACCAGCTAAGCCCAAAAAGTGCATTGGGAAGAAGGTAAGGTTAAAGAAGAACATCGAACCCCAGAAATGAACCTTGCCCCGGAACTCATCGGCCATACGACCTGTCCACTTTGGACACCAGTAATAAAAGCCTGCAAACATTGCGAAGAGCGAACCTGCTACCAGCACATAGTGGAAATGGGCAACGACGTAGTAGGTATCTTGTAGGCCAATATCAATTGGAGCCATAGCTAGAACGAGTCCCGTAAAGCCACCAATCGTGAACACAAAGATGAATCCAATCGCCCATAGCATCGGGGTTTCAAAGGTCATTGACCCTTTCCACATCGTCGCAACCCAATTAAAAATCTTCACTCCAGTTGGAACTGCAATCAACATCGTGGCATACATAAAGAAGAGCTGACCAGTCACCGGCATACCGGTGGTAAACATGTGATGGGCCCAAACAATGAATGACAAGATTGCGATAGATGATGTGGCATAAACCATCGAGGCATAGCCAAATAAACGCTTTCTAGCAAAAACAGGAACTACCTCACTAATAATGCCAAACGCGGGCAAGATCATGATGTAAACCTCTGGGTGACCGAAGAACCAGAAGATATGCTGGTACATCACAGGGTCGCCACCGCCAGCTGCAGAGAAGAAGCTGGTTCCAAAATGACGGTCAGTGAGAACCATGGTGATCGCACCAGCTAGTACAGGCATCACAGCAATTAATAAATAGGCCGTAATCAACCAGGTCCAGCAGAACATTGGCATCTTCATGAGTGTCATGCCAGGTGCGCGCATATTCAAAATGGTCACGATGATATTAATCGAACCCATAATGGATGAGGCGCCTAACAAGTGAAGTGCAAAGATGGCCATATCCATCCCTGGTCCCATTTGCAAGGTCAACGGTGCATACAAGGTCCAGCCGCCAGAGGGCGCGCCACCCGGTGCTAAAAATGAACCGAACAACAGCAATGCAGCGACTGGCAGAATCCAAAAACTGAAGTTGTTCATACGGGCGAACGCCATATCAGACGCACCAATTTGCAATGGGATCATCCAATTTGCAAAACCCACGAAGGCCGGCATGATGGCACCGAATACCATCACCAAACCATGCATAGTCGTTAGCTGATTAAAGAACTCGGGGCGCAAATATTGTAATCCGGGCTGAAAAAGCTCCAAACGAATACCAAGCGCCATAACGCCGCCAGCCAAGAGGCTCACGAAGGCGAAGATCAAATACATCGTGCCGATGTCTTTGTGGTTGGTTGCAAACAACCAGCGACGCCAGCCATGCGGATGATCGTGTACATGATCGTGTGCGTGATCGTGGGTTGTGGATATGGTGCTCATAATTTGCTCCGGTTTAATTCAATTCGTTATATAGGTTCAGTTATTTTCCAGTACGAACAGATGCAAACTCTTGAGTTTGTACTACTTCACCTGTCTTGTTACCCCATGCATTGCGGTAATAGGTCATCACGGCTGCCAAATCACCATCGGATAGAACACCGCCCCATTTGGGCATGGCACCCTTGCCATTAATCAAAATTGTGAAATTACCTGCCTTTGGACCAAGTGCAACCTTGCTGCCATCCAATGCAGGGAAGGCGCCTGCGCCCTTGCCGTTCGGTTGGTGGCATGCAGCGCAATTGGTAGCGTAAACCTTCGCACCACGATCCATTTGCTCTGCCAAGGTGTAGACCTTGCTCGGATCATCTGCGGTTGCAGCCATTTCTTTTTTCTTTTGTGCAACCCATTTGGTGTAATCCTCTTCTGAAACGACTCTAACCACGATGGGCATAAATGCGTGCTGCGCACCACAAAGCTCTGAACACTGTCCGCGGAAGGTGCCAATTTTTTCAGCTCTAAACCAGGTATCACGCACAAAACCAGGAATTGCGTCTTGCTTTACACCAAAGGCCGGAACGGTCCATGCGTGAATCACATCATTGGCTGTTGTAATAAGACGAATTTTTTTATTCACTGGTACAACCATCTCATGATCGACTTCCATCAGATAGGTTGGGCTCTTGGGTGCGAGATTGTTAATCGCTTCGCGTGAAGTCGACATAGTTGAAAGAAAGCTAATGCCTTCGCCTTCGCCCTTAATGTAGTCATAGCCCCATTTCCACTGATATCCAGTGGTTTTAATGGTGATATCGGCATTGGTGGTGTCCTTCATCGCGACCACTGTTTTGGTGGCAGGCAGTGCCATGCCAATCACAATGAGGAGTGGGATGACGGTCCAAATGATTTCTACTGATGTGCTTTCATGAAAAGATGCGGGCTGAGCACCTTTGGATTTGCGATGCTTGTAAATGGAATAGAACATCACGGAGAAAACGCCAATAAAGATCACCAAGCAAATGATCATCATGAACCAATGCAACCAATGAATCTCTTCCATAATTTTGGTTGCGGGGGCTGGGAAATTGAGTTGATTTACTTTGGGACCGCCCGGCATATCTTGCGCTGCAACAGCAAAACTCCAGATTCCAAAACCAAACGCAAACCAAATTTTTATCAGCAATTTACGAATATTCATTTTTTTCTCAAATTTATTAGCAGCGTTCCCAGAAAACGACGGCCGCTTTTCTACCCACTAATCAATAATTAGACACTGAATTATAGGATGATTTGCTTGACAGAAGTCATTTTGTGATTTCCTTTGGGGCAAACCCTATATGTAGATAATTAAATGTAAGTACTTACTTATAAAATAGCTCCGCAACTATTTACGTTTAATTGCGTCTACGCGAATATATGCCGTTTTACTATCCCCGATACCGCGATTTTTAGCTAAAACCCACGCATGCCCATAAACGATTTCCAGGGTTAGTTTTAGGGCAGCAGGGACTTTAAACTGATGAAATTGCGTTCCAGCAGAAATGAGCCCAAGGGCCAAACCATCGTCGTAAAGCGCCTGCCCGGTTTCATACTCCAGATAAAGATATTCCATATCCATGACCGGGTCCGAATAGCGGTTTTGAACTAAGGCATCCCCAATATCATGCATATCGAGGGCTCCCGGTAGTGCTTGTAAGTGCCCGCCCTCTAAATTAGCATTTCGGAGTTCCTTGCCCGTATCAGGACCCAAATAGGCAAAGGAAATTAAACCGCCTTCAGTCAAGTGTTGGTGACAATTTGCTAACCAGGCTCCTGGATTACTGCGACTTTGCAACGATAAATTACTAAGGATTAAGTCATACGATGCGTCGGCTGGAATCCCCTGATCTAATAATTGGCCTGAATTTGGTAAGACACGACCAAGCGTCTGTTGAAGTTTGATCCTCAATGGAATAGTTCTATAAATTTGACGATCAAGGATAGTGTCAATTTGCGCACCAGGAAAACGCTTAATGAATGCCCTACGATTTAGTCCAGAGAAATCGGGTTCGAGCAAAATTTGTTTTGGTGATAGCTTGATGGGTGCTAGCTTATCAAGCATTCGCTCTTGAATTTCTGCTCGAAGCCATGAAAGAGAAGTGGTCATCGAATCAGTATACTCAGCGCCCCAATGAGCTGGCTTCGCACTGCAACCCAATATTTAATTCCGACACTCTGCATGGTGTGCGAGCAAGTACAAGCTGAAATTGTATGTTTTCCATGTCGCGATCGCATTGCTCATAACCGCCTGCAATTTGGTCCATCGTGCCTGATTTGTGCGCTACCGATCAGGCCACATCAATCACTTTGTTTTCAGTGTGAACGGGCAAAGCCAGCCTTTGATCGAGTGATTTATCTCGACCTCTATCAGGAGCCATTGCGTCACCCGCTTCACCTTTTAAAGTACCAAAAAAGGCTAGCATGCGCTAGCGGCTTTGCCTTTTTGTGGAATGAATTTCATCACCATACTCTCAAGACATGCGATGCGGATGTTTTAATTCCAGTACCACTTAGTCCTACAAAATTAGCAGCTCGCGGCTTTAACCAAGCATGGGAAATCGCGAAACGGTTTGATCTTCCAAAATCCGTCAGACGCATTCCAAACCTAATCGTTTGCCACGCGACACATACTGCTCAGGCAAGCCTTAATCGTGCTGAGCGAACCATATCGATGCAAGGCCGTTTTGAATTGAAAGGAGATGCGGCTCCCAAGATTCGAGACCAACACATCCTCATTGTGGATGATGTGATGACCACTGGCTCAACCATCCATTCTTTAGCAGCGGCCCTCAAGCAGTCTGGAGCAAAGCGGGTAAGCGCATGGACCATATTACGTACACCCCCTTGGGGATCTTAGGTGCAATATGATGCTGCTATGTTTAATGTCGTTTTATTTGAACCTGAAATCCCTCCCAATACTGGGAATATCATCCGTTTATGCGCCAATACCGGTGCAAAGTTGCATCTCATCAAGCCACTTGGCTTTCCTCTTGAGCACGCCAAATTAAAGCGGGCGGGCCTGGACTACCATGAGTTTGCCAATCTCAAACTGTATGAGAACTGGTCCGATTTTCTAATAACTACACAGGCTGATCTGCGGCGTGTCTTTGCTCTAACGACCAAAGGCCAGCGCTCGTTACTGGATACGAAGTTTCACTCAAATGATTACTTTGTATTTGGATCGGAGACAAAAGGAATTAGTGATGAGGTACGCGCGAGCATTTCTCGTGAGAATCATCTGCGGCTGGCAATGCTTGCCAATAGTCGTAGCTTAAATCTTTCAAACTCAGTGGCAGTCGTGGTTTATGAAGCGTGGCGCCAACACCAATTTCAGGGCGGTGCTTAAGTTTCCGATTTGGGCTCGCGCCCCATTAAGGTCCGAACACCTTCTTCGGGACTCAGTTGACCATTGAGTACGTGACTAACCGTTGCACAAATTGGCATCTCGACCTGATGCTGTTTAGCCAAATCACTCACGGCTTGCGCACACAAGACACCCTCAGCCACATGACCAAGCGCGGCTAACACCCGGTCCAAAGGCTCTCCAGCAGCAAGCGACAAACCTACGCGACGGTTGCGCGATAAATCACCAGTTGCGGTCAAAATAAGATCACCCAAGCCAGTGAGCCCCATGCAGGTCTCACTCTTACCGCCCACTGCTTTAACCAAGCGCATCATTTCGGCTAAGCCACGCGTTAATAAGGCAGCGCGAGCATTCATGCCCAATCCCAAACCATCACCAATTCCGGTGGCAATCGCTAATACATTTTTCACTGCACCACCAAGCTCGACCCCAACCAGATCATCGCTTGCATACACCCGAATATTTCCATGATGAAATGCAGTTTGTACCCGCTGACAAAATTCAGGTGTAGTGCTTGCAACCGTCAAAGCGCAAGGCAGGCCCTCGCCAACTTCACGTGCAAAGCTTGGGCCTGATAAAACACCAACTGCATGCGCATGAGAGGCGAATCGTTCTTGTTCGCGCTTGACGACCTGGTGAGGAAGTAGGGCAGTTTTAGGCTCTAGCCCTTTGCAAAGCCACAAAATATTAAATGGGTGTTGTGCCGTTTTAAACACATCGGCTACCGTACTTGCCAAACCAGCCATTGGGGTTGCAATAACTAATATGTCATCAGCCCCCAATCGGCTCACGGCTTTCTCAAAATCCGACTCAATCAATAATGAATTTGGTAGGGCAACAGCCGGTAAATACTGCTTATTTTCTTGGTCCCTACGCATGGCGTCAGCGGCATTTGGGTTGCGCGCCCACAGGTAAACCAGATGGTGACTAGCAGCGGATATAGCAATGGCTGTACCCCATGCTCCTGCCCCTAGGACCGATATATTCATTAGTTGGGCAAAATAATCTTGCTCTCTGCGTCACCATTACCGGCTTGGGCTCCTTGAGCTGCCTGAGCCTGAGCCAAACGATGCTCATACATGCCATGAAAATTGATATCGGCAAGATGAATGGGCTGAAAGCCGGCACGGCTAATAATGTCAGCAACGTTCGAACGCAAATAGGGAAAGATGATGCTTGGGCAGGTGATACCAAGCATGGGATCAATTTGCTCAATGGGGATATTTTTAAACTCGAAAATACCGGCTTGCTTGGCCTCGACCAAGAACATGACCTTGCCTTCAACGCGGGCGGTGACTGTACTCAAGAGGGCAACCTCAAACAACTCATCGCTTAAGCGATCAACTGCAATATCCAATTCCACCTGAATCTGTGGCTCACTAGCAACCAATAAAATACCAGGAGCATTAGGTTGTTCGAGTGATAAATCTTTTAAATAAACACGTTGGATGACAAACGAAGGTTCATTTGAACCCGTTGCTGAATTCGTTGCAACATCACTCATACAAGCTCTCTTTCCAATTTGAAACGGTTAGGCTAAAAGCGGATCAAGACCGCCTGCACGATCTAATGCTGCTAGATCATCGTAACCGCCAATATGACGATCACCGATATAAATTTGTGGAACGGTCCTGCGACCCGTGCGAGTCATCATTTCTTCTCGCCTTGCCGGATCGACATCAATCAAAATCTTTTGCAAATTCTGAACACCCTTCTTTTGCAAAAGTTTTTCTGCCATGACACAGTACGGACAAACACGAGTGCTATACATCAAAACGTCTGGCATGGCTTCCCCATTACGATTTAACAAGTGGCAATCCAGAAGTTTGCCAAGCACCGATACCGCCCTCTAAGACGCCCACTTCGGCATACCCAAGATTGCGAAGCTCTTTAGCTGCTTTCTGAGAATGAGCAGGGCCTCGACCAATCACTACAACAGGATATTTTTGGTCGATTTTCATGGTTTTTAGGCTGGCGCCCAGGCTCTCCAGAGCGATATTTTTGGCATTTGGTAAATGGCCCAATTTAAAATCTTCTTCGGTTCGCAAATCGATCACATTGGCCTTGCGACGGTTGATCCAAATGGTTGCATCGGTTGGGGTTAAGCCCTTGCCACTCATTAGGGTTGATAATGTTGGCATGAATAAAGCCGTGCCCGAAATGATCATTAAGGCGGCCAATACGAGGTTGTCGGTTTGAGCTAAGAAGTCCATTGTCAGATTATAGAATGCATCTATGAAACAACTCATCCTAGTCCGCCACGGACAATCCGCCTGGAATCTTGAAAATCGGTTTACTGGATGGGCCGATATTGACCTTACCCCAACAGGTGTAGAGCAATCCCAACGGGCTGGTCAACTTCTGAGGGAGGCTGGCTATGACTTTGATATTGCCTATACCTCGGTTCTAAAGCGCGCCATCCGAACCTTATGGAATATCCAAGATGCAATGGATCTAATGTGGGTGCCCGTGGTCCATAGCTGGCGATTAAATGAACGGCACTATGGCGCACTAACGGGGCTCAACAAGGCAGAGACCGCGGCCAAATTTGGGGATGAGCAAGTCCATATCTGGCGGCGCTCCTATGCCATCGCCCCTCCTCCATTAAGCCCGGAGCAGCGCGCTGAGCTCGCCAATGATCCCCGCTATACCAACCTCAATCATGAGGATATTCCCCATGGGGAGTGCCTGAAAGACACTGTAACTCGGGTTTTACCCCTTTGGAATGAGTCAATCGCTCCGGCTCTCAAACTTGGTAAAAGAGTTATTCTGGTCGCCCATGGCAATAGCATCCGCGCCCTAATGAAACACATTGATCAGGTATCGGATGAGGCCATCATGGAAGTCAATGTGCCAAACGGCAATCCCCTCATTTATGAACTGGATGATGAACTACGCCCAATACAACATTTCTATTTAGAGGCAAAATAGCTAAATGCGTCAGTTATTTAGAAATATTGTCCTAGTTAGTATTGGTTTGATTGCCGGAATTGCGGCAACCATCCAGTTTTCTGCTACCGCGCAGCAGGGTACAAGTACCTTGCCGCTCGATGAGTTACGCACGCTTTCGAATGTCTTTGGGCAAATTAAGCGTGAGTATGTTGAACCAATTGATGATAAACAGCTACTCACCGATGCAGTTAAAGGCATGGTCAGTAGTCTTGATCCGCACTCCGCCTATCTCGATAAAAAAGATTTTGCCGAAATGCAAGAGCAAACTGCTGGTAAGTTTGCTGGCCTTGGTATTGAAATTACCTCCGAAGACGGTTTGGTCAAAGTTCTTAATCCAATTGAAGGCTCACCTGCTGCTAAAGCTGGTCTTCAGGCCGGCGATCTGATTACCCGCTTAGACGATAAACCAGTGCGTGGTATGTCACTTGATAAAGCCGTTCGTACCATGCGTGGTACACCGGGTACCAAAATTACTTTAACAATTTTTAGAAAAAGTGAAGAGCGTACTTTTCCAGTCACCATCACACGCGCTGAAATCAAAGTGCAGTCGATTCGAGCAAAAATTGTGGATAACAATATTGCATGGGTCCGCATTACTAGCTTTCAAGAGCGCACCATTCCAGATCTTGCTAAGAAATTGGCAGAGCTTGCCGCCAAAGATCCGAGCTTAAAAGGGCTGGTGTTAGATTTGCGTAATAACGGTGGTGGCCTACTGCAAGGCGCGGTTGGTGTTGCCGCTGCTTTCTTGCCCCCAGGTGCAGTCATTGTTTCTACCAAAGGTCAGGCTCCTGACTCACGGCAGGTATTTAATGCAGTTCCTGCGATGTATAAATTGAACGAATCAAATGATCCCCTTGATGAGGTTCCGCCGCTCTTTAAGAAAATCCCAATGGTGGTCCTGGTCAATGCCTACTCCGCATCTGCTTCTGAAATCGTTGCGGGTGCACTACAAGATTACAAGCGTGCCACTATTCTTGGGAAGACCACCTTTGGTAAAGGATCCGTGCAAACTGTTCGGCCACTCAGTAGTGACTCGGCACTTAAAATCACCACCGCTTACTACTACACCCCCAATGGTCGCTCAATCCAAGCGTTTGGGATTAAACCCGATATTCCGGTGGATCAGAATAAAGACGGTGACCCTGAAGATGTATTAATTACACGAGAAATTGATAGTGAAAAGCATTTGCGTAACAAACAGTCGTCAGAAGAAACATTGATTAAAGATCGTGAGAAACGTCGTCTCCAAGAATTGCAATTGATTGAAGAGCGCAATGCAAAGAAAACGCCAGAGGAGCGCGAGAAAGAAAAGAATCGTCGTCCACCTGAGTTTGGCAGCAATGATGACTTCATGTTGCAGCAAGCCATTGCCTTTCTGAACGGTCAAACGGTCAAGCGCTCGGCTTCTAAACTTGAGTAATTGAGTTGCTCATGAATGACGAGCAACTCCTTCGCTATTCGCGCCATCTACTACTCGATGAAATTGACATTGCAGGCCAAGAGCGGCTGTTAAGTTCCCACGTACTCATCATTGGTGCCGGTGGTTTGGGCTCTGCCTGCGCGCCTTATCTGGCTGCAGCTGGTGTTGGAAAAATTACCCTCGTCGACCATGATCATGTCGAACTCACCAATCTTCAGCGTCAAATCATGCATCAGGTCAATAGCATTGGCATGAGTAAAGTAGCCTCGGGTGAACGCTTTCTCAAGAGCTTAAATCCCGGCTGTCAGGTGAAGGCACTAGAGAAGAAGGTTGATGAACCCTTACTTGAAGAGCTCATCCAAAATGTTGATGTGGTGGTTGACTGCACCGATAACTTTCTGACCCGACATTTAATTAATCGGGTGTGCGTTAACTATAAAAAGGTATTGGTCTCTGGCGCTGCATTGCGCTTTGATGGTCAAGTGAGCGTGTTTGATTTTCGTGATCCGAGCTCACCATGCTATGCCTGTGTCTTCCCACCAGATCCCAATTATGTTGAAACCAACTGTGCCAGTATGGGGGTGTTTGCGCCTCTCGTGGGCATTATTGGAAGTATCGCCGCGGCGCAGACTCTGCAAGTCATGATTGGTTTTGGAGAGTCTTTACTGGGACGCCTGCTGATCTGGAATGCTCGCACAACCCAAGTGGATGAAATTAAACTGGCGCGCCAGCACACTTGTCCAGTGTGCGGATCAGGCGTACGCTAATGAATTGAATTTAAGCGATTAAATAAAACACTTTGCTCAACTGGCTCGTAAGCCGCTAATAACTCATCAATATGCAACTTTAACTTACGGGTATCGGCCTGCATGATCTCGCGCTTGACTAATAAAAGTTGGCTAAAGTGCATTGAGAAATCGGTCAGGCCCATCGCCAGCAATAGCTTTGTCAAAGCGGGGTCGCCAGCCATCTCACCGCATACTGCAATTGGCACATTGGCTCGGTTTGCCTCACGAATAATTCCTGCAATTAAATTGAGTACTGCTGGGTTTAATGGATCATACAAGTGGGCCACAGCATGATCGGCGCGGTCAATCGCCAAGGTGTACTGAATCAAATCATTAGTGCCAATCGACAAATAATCAAAGTGTTTAACAAAGAGCGGCATCATTAAAGCAGCGGCTGGAATCTCAATCATTGCCCCCACCTGAATATCCGGATTAAATGCCTGACCCCGCTCTTGTAATTGCTGCTTTGCCTTTTCAATGAGTCGCAAACTTTCATGAATCTCTTGTGCATGCGCCAACATCGGCAATAACAGTCGGACCTGGCCATGAGCAGACGCACGTAAGATTGCGCGTAATTGAGTTAAAAATATCTCAGGCTCAGATAAAGACCAACGAATGGCACGCAAGCCAAGGGGCGATGTGCCCGTGCTTCCGGTCTCAGCTCCCGCTACCGCCTTATCGGAGCCAATATCAATTGTACGAATATTGACCGGCAAGCCAAACATTGCCTCAACCGCACGGGTGTATTCTTGATATTGCTTCTCTTCATCCGGAAGACCATACTCTTGGTTCATAAACAAAAACTCAGACCGAAATAGTCCAATACCGACTGCACCTAAATCTAGGGCATGCTTGGCATCCTCTGGCAATTCAATATTGGCAAATAACTCGATCTCAACCCCGTCTTTTGTACAGGTCGGGCTGTACTTGAGCTCTTGTAGCTTTTCAGACTCTATGCGTTTTTCAGACTGAAGATTCCGATATTGAGCGAGAAGCATCTCGTCTGGGGCAACCACCACAATCCCGCGGTCCCCATCAATCACAATCCAATCACCGTGCTCAATCATGTCACTGGCATGACGAATACCCACGACTGCCGGTATCTCTAGGCTACGCGCCACAATCGCGGTGTGAGAGGTTTTCCCACCCAAATCAGTTACAAAGCCACTTAACGCATTCTCTTTAAACCGTAACATGTCATGGGGTGCAATATCATGCGCCACCACAATCGTGTCGTCTTCAAAGTGTCCGGTAATCAACCCCTCACCGCCAATCACGGTCTGACGGTTATGCGACTGCAGCGCCTTCAGGACTCGCTCAGCCACCTGCCGAATATCATTACCACGTTCCTTTAAATACGGATCATCCATTTCAGAAAACTGCTCAAGCAAGTCATTGAGCTCGGTGGTCAAGGCCCAAGCAGCATTTAAGCGTTTTTGCCGAATTAGGGCTAAGGGCTTTTCAGCTAAGGTTGGGTCCGAGAGGATTAGCTGATGAACATCTAAAAATGCCGCCATCTCCTGTGGGGCATCTTTGGGTAAAGCAGCTTTAAGCGTATTGAGCTCTTGGCGCACACAATCAAATGCCTCGAGTAACTTATTGGCTTCAGCCTCTTCAGTCCCGGGCTCAATGAGGTAATGACTGACTTCAAGAGCAGCTCTGGAAATTAATACAGCTTTGCCAATCGCAATGCCCTTAGAGACTGCAATGCCATGGAGCGCAAAAGTCATTCCTACTCGCCCTCACCAAATCGATTGTCAATCAACTCACAAATTTTCTTTAGGGCTTCGTCTTCTCTCTCGCCAACAGTCTCAATCGTAACGCTACTACCCATACCGGCAGCTAGCATCATCACGCCCATAATACTTTTAGCATTAATACGTCGGCCGTTCTTGCTCATAAAAACCTCGCACGGGTACTCACTGGCGAGTTGTGATAACTTTGCGGACGCACGCGCATGCAGACCGAGCTTATTAATAATTTCGATATCAACTTTTGGCATCGCTCGTTCCTGCATTCTGATTCAAGATAAGATCGGCATCTGCCATTAATGAGGGCGCTCCTAAACGAATAATGCCGTTTTGACCGCCCTGCATCGCTTTAAGAGCAACCGATTCCACCCCGGCACCCCGATATGAAATCGCCCGCATGAGCATTGGTAAGTTCACGCCAGCCAACACAATTACTTTGCACGGAAAATGTTCCGATTTGGCAAGCCGGGTAGCAACATTGGCCGGGGTAGCCCCCATAACGTCCGTTAAGACCAATATGCCGTATTCACTTTGGACCCGGGTAGCTGCTTCATAGACACGATCAAAACTAATCTTGGTGTCTTCATACGGAGGAATATCAACTGCAGCCATACGATCTGGCACCTTGCCATATGTGTGCTCAACAAAACCAAGCATCGATCCGGCAATTGGGGTGTGGGCAACAATTAGAATTCCTGGCACCTTAAATGAGCTCCTTTTCAAGCAATGTAAGCCATTTTTGAGCAATATCCAAATTCGTTTGTTGAGTGATTTCTACAAAACAAGTTGGGCTTGTCACATTAATCTCGGTCAAGTAACCGCCGATCATGTCAAGGCCCACTAAGAACAGGCCGCGCTTAGCCAGAATAGGCGCTAAATGATTTGCAATTTCTTCTTCGCGCGCTGTCAAGGCCATCGCCAGTCCTTTCCCGCCAACGGCTAAGTTCCCACGAATCTCCGAGCCCTGCGGAATGCGCGCCAAGGCATAAGGCATGACCTCGCCCCCAATGAGCAGAACCCGCTTATCTCCAGAAGTAATTTCGGGCAAGTAACGCTGCGCCATCAGGGTGCGCGAACCGTTCTCACCTAGGGTTTCAACAATGCTTGCCAAATTAAGGCCATCCGGTCCCACCCGAAATACGCCCATGCCACCCATACCATCGAGCGGCTTAATCA
This DNA window, taken from Polynucleobacter sp. HIN5, encodes the following:
- the ctaD gene encoding cytochrome c oxidase subunit I, encoding MSTISTTHDHAHDHVHDHPHGWRRWLFATNHKDIGTMYLIFAFVSLLAGGVMALGIRLELFQPGLQYLRPEFFNQLTTMHGLVMVFGAIMPAFVGFANWMIPLQIGASDMAFARMNNFSFWILPVAALLLFGSFLAPGGAPSGGWTLYAPLTLQMGPGMDMAIFALHLLGASSIMGSINIIVTILNMRAPGMTLMKMPMFCWTWLITAYLLIAVMPVLAGAITMVLTDRHFGTSFFSAAGGGDPVMYQHIFWFFGHPEVYIMILPAFGIISEVVPVFARKRLFGYASMVYATSSIAILSFIVWAHHMFTTGMPVTGQLFFMYATMLIAVPTGVKIFNWVATMWKGSMTFETPMLWAIGFIFVFTIGGFTGLVLAMAPIDIGLQDTYYVVAHFHYVLVAGSLFAMFAGFYYWCPKWTGRMADEFRGKVHFWGSMFFFNLTFFPMHFLGLAGMPRRYADYPTQFADFNLIASIGGLGFGLMQVYFLLYVVLPAYRGHGKKAPDNPWETANTLEWTVPSPAPFHTFEQPPKIS
- the coxB gene encoding cytochrome c oxidase subunit II, encoding MPGGPKVNQLNFPAPATKIMEEIHWLHWFMMIICLVIFIGVFSVMFYSIYKHRKSKGAQPASFHESTSVEIIWTVIPLLIVIGMALPATKTVVAMKDTTNADITIKTTGYQWKWGYDYIKGEGEGISFLSTMSTSREAINNLAPKSPTYLMEVDHEMVVPVNKKIRLITTANDVIHAWTVPAFGVKQDAIPGFVRDTWFRAEKIGTFRGQCSELCGAQHAFMPIVVRVVSEEDYTKWVAQKKKEMAATADDPSKVYTLAEQMDRGAKVYATNCAACHQPNGKGAGAFPALDGSKVALGPKAGNFTILINGKGAMPKWGGVLSDGDLAAVMTYYRNAWGNKTGEVVQTQEFASVRTGK
- a CDS encoding methyltransferase domain-containing protein — protein: MTTSLSWLRAEIQERMLDKLAPIKLSPKQILLEPDFSGLNRRAFIKRFPGAQIDTILDRQIYRTIPLRIKLQQTLGRVLPNSGQLLDQGIPADASYDLILSNLSLQSRSNPGAWLANCHQHLTEGGLISFAYLGPDTGKELRNANLEGGHLQALPGALDMHDIGDALVQNRYSDPVMDMEYLYLEYETGQALYDDGLALGLISAGTQFHQFKVPAALKLTLEIVYGHAWVLAKNRGIGDSKTAYIRVDAIKRK
- a CDS encoding ComF family protein, which translates into the protein MSWLRTATQYLIPTLCMVCEQVQAEIVCFPCRDRIAHNRLQFGPSCLICALPIRPHQSLCFQCERAKPAFDRVIYLDLYQEPLRHPLHLLKYQKRLACASGFAFLWNEFHHHTLKTCDADVLIPVPLSPTKLAARGFNQAWEIAKRFDLPKSVRRIPNLIVCHATHTAQASLNRAERTISMQGRFELKGDAAPKIRDQHILIVDDVMTTGSTIHSLAAALKQSGAKRVSAWTILRTPPWGS
- the trmL gene encoding tRNA (uridine(34)/cytosine(34)/5-carboxymethylaminomethyluridine(34)-2'-O)-methyltransferase TrmL; its protein translation is MFNVVLFEPEIPPNTGNIIRLCANTGAKLHLIKPLGFPLEHAKLKRAGLDYHEFANLKLYENWSDFLITTQADLRRVFALTTKGQRSLLDTKFHSNDYFVFGSETKGISDEVRASISRENHLRLAMLANSRSLNLSNSVAVVVYEAWRQHQFQGGA
- a CDS encoding NAD(P)H-dependent glycerol-3-phosphate dehydrogenase — its product is MNISVLGAGAWGTAIAISAASHHLVYLWARNPNAADAMRRDQENKQYLPAVALPNSLLIESDFEKAVSRLGADDILVIATPMAGLASTVADVFKTAQHPFNILWLCKGLEPKTALLPHQVVKREQERFASHAHAVGVLSGPSFAREVGEGLPCALTVASTTPEFCQRVQTAFHHGNIRVYASDDLVGVELGGAVKNVLAIATGIGDGLGLGMNARAALLTRGLAEMMRLVKAVGGKSETCMGLTGLGDLILTATGDLSRNRRVGLSLAAGEPLDRVLAALGHVAEGVLCAQAVSDLAKQHQVEMPICATVSHVLNGQLSPEEGVRTLMGREPKSET
- the secB gene encoding protein-export chaperone SecB translates to MSDVATNSATGSNEPSFVIQRVYLKDLSLEQPNAPGILLVASEPQIQVELDIAVDRLSDELFEVALLSTVTARVEGKVMFLVEAKQAGIFEFKNIPIEQIDPMLGITCPSIIFPYLRSNVADIISRAGFQPIHLADINFHGMYEHRLAQAQAAQGAQAGNGDAESKIILPN
- the grxC gene encoding glutaredoxin 3, whose amino-acid sequence is MPDVLMYSTRVCPYCVMAEKLLQKKGVQNLQKILIDVDPARREEMMTRTGRRTVPQIYIGDRHIGGYDDLAALDRAGGLDPLLA
- a CDS encoding rhodanese-like domain-containing protein encodes the protein MDFLAQTDNLVLAALMIISGTALFMPTLSTLMSGKGLTPTDATIWINRRKANVIDLRTEEDFKLGHLPNAKNIALESLGASLKTMKIDQKYPVVVIGRGPAHSQKAAKELRNLGYAEVGVLEGGIGAWQTSGLPLVKS
- the gpmA gene encoding 2,3-diphosphoglycerate-dependent phosphoglycerate mutase, yielding MKQLILVRHGQSAWNLENRFTGWADIDLTPTGVEQSQRAGQLLREAGYDFDIAYTSVLKRAIRTLWNIQDAMDLMWVPVVHSWRLNERHYGALTGLNKAETAAKFGDEQVHIWRRSYAIAPPPLSPEQRAELANDPRYTNLNHEDIPHGECLKDTVTRVLPLWNESIAPALKLGKRVILVAHGNSIRALMKHIDQVSDEAIMEVNVPNGNPLIYELDDELRPIQHFYLEAK